Proteins co-encoded in one Chionomys nivalis chromosome 6, mChiNiv1.1, whole genome shotgun sequence genomic window:
- the LOC130876042 gene encoding guanine nucleotide-binding protein subunit alpha-11 has translation MTLESMMACCLSDEVKESKRINAEIEKQLRRDKRDARRELKLLLLGTGESGKSTFIKQMRIIHGAGYSEEDKRGFTKLVYQNIFTAMQAMVRAMETLKILYKYEQNKANALLIREVDVEKVTTFEHQYVNAIKTLWSDPGVQECYDRRREFQLSDSAKYYLTDVDRIATVGYLPTQQDVLRVRVPTTGIIEYPFDLENIIFRMVDVGGQRSERRKWIHCFENVTSIMFLVALSEYDQVLVESDNENRMEESKALFRTIITYPWFQNSSVILFLNKKDLLEDKILHSHLVDYFPEFDGPQRDAQAAREFILKMFVDLNPDSDKIIYSHFTCATDTENIRFVFAAVKDTILQLNLKEYNLV, from the exons ATGACTCTGGAGTCCATGATGGCGTGTTGCCTGAGCGACGAGGTGAAGGAGTCGAAGCGCATCAACGCGGAGATCGAGAAGCAACTGCGGCGGGACAAGCGCGATGCCCGGCGCGAGCTCAAGCTGCTGCTGCTCG GCACTGGGGAGAGCGGGAAGAGCACCTTCATCAAGCAGATGCGTATCATTCACGGGGCCGGCTACTCGGAGGAGGACAAGCGTGGCTTCACCAAACTGGTGTACCAGAACATCTTCACCGCCATGCAGGCCATGGTGCGCGCCATGGAGACGCTCAAGATCCTCTACAAGTACGAGCAGAACAAG GCCAATGCACTCCTGATCCGGGAGGTGGATGTAGAGAAAGTCACCACCTTCGAGCACCAGTACGTGAATGCCATCAAGACACTGTGGAGTGACCCTGGCGTCCAGGAGTGTTACGATCGCAGGCGGGAGTTCCAGCTGTCCGACTCGGCTAAGTA CTACTTGACGGATGTGGACCGCATCGCCACTGTGGGCTACCTGCCCACCCAACAGGATGTGCTGCGGGTGCGCGTGCCCACCACGGGCATCATCGAGTACCCGTTCGACCTGGAGAACATCATCTTCAG GATGGTGGACGTGGGCGGGCAGAGGTCAGAACGCAGGAAGTGGATCCATTGCTTCGAGAACGTGACGTCCATCATGTTCTTGGTGGCCCTGAGCGAGTATGACCAGGTCCTGGTGGAGTCAGACAACGAG AACCGCATGGAAGAGAGCAAGGCGCTGTTCCGTACCATCATCACTTACCCCTGGTTCCAGAACTCGTCCGTCATCCTCTTCCTCAACAAGAAGGACCTTCTAGAAGACAAGATCCTGCACTCACACCTGGTTGACTACTTCCCCGAGTTCGACG GGCCGCAGCGGGACGCACAAGCCGCACGTGAGTTCATCCTGAAGATGTTTGTGGACCTGAACCCCGACAGCGACAAGATCATCTACTCACACTTCACCTGCGCCACCGACACCGAGAACATCCGCTTCGTGTTTGCCGCCGTGAAGGACACCATCCTGCAGCTGAACCTGAAGGAGTACAACCTGGTGTGA